In Magnolia sinica isolate HGM2019 chromosome 12, MsV1, whole genome shotgun sequence, a single genomic region encodes these proteins:
- the LOC131219987 gene encoding pentatricopeptide repeat-containing protein At2g13600-like: MASQLSLLNLYSQQAKWRELISLYHHMRINGFQPNTFSFPFLLRSCPLHQGQSIHADAAKRGFEADGYVTNAVVAFYLRHGSLRDALQVFDEMPDQNPVSWNAAISGFFHAGDCNRAHQLFERMPWPNVITWSAVIAGYTQNARPSDALVVFKRMRRECGGIDEMGFHVVPNSNTIASVLHACVQLRDVGFGEQVHGYTIKMSTYTETNVFVGSVLIDMYGRCGRTGLAKLVFDSMQEKCVVAWSALIAMYVHNNCPSSAIDVLREMIYSSSSPNYVTLTTVLTACAHMPNLLFGKALHGYIVKRQGGADVFVSTALIDMYSKCDHVVYAHRVFERDNVFMGRNATPMWNALITGYLENNCVDDAWCAVQSMCRFSNGGPRPNAVTMAIVLPMCARSASLLYGKEAHCYMLKNGLDEEILVSNGLLDMYSKCGKIRWAERVFDQMATKNRISWTSMIDGYGTHGDGVSAIRIFQQMVKEKNIEPDNVTFVALISACSHAGLVEEGLRYFKTMRQEYGIVPMEENYGCVVDLLARAGRINEAKDIIASMPMKPSASVWGALLGACRIHGHVEEAELVGQFLHELEPNEAGFRTLLSNIYAENGWLDGAADVRRVMRETGVAKRRGCSWLEA, translated from the coding sequence ATGGCTTCTCAATTATCACTTTTGAATCTCTATAGTCAGCAGGCAAAATGGCGGGAACTCATATCCCTTTACCACCACATGAGAATCAATGGCTTCCAACCCAACACCTTCTCATTCCCATTCCTCCTCAGATCCTGCCCCCTCCATCAAGGGCAATCCATTCACGCCGATGCCGCCAAGCGCGGCTTCGAAGCAGATGGTTACGTGACCAACGCTGTCGTTGCTTTCTATCTGCGACACGGGTCCCTCCGTGATGCACTCCAGGTATTCGATGAAATGCCCGACCAAAACCCCGTCTCTTGGAACGCAGCAATATCGGGCTTTTTCCACGCGGGGGACTGCAACAGGGCTCACCAGCTCTTTGAAAGGATGCCGTGGCCCAATGTCATCACGTGGTCCGCCGTGATCGCAGGTTACACGCAGAACGCCCGCCCAAGTGATGCACTGGTTGTTTTCAAAAGAATGAGGAGGGAATGTGGAGGCATTGACGAAATGGGTTTCCATGTGGTGCCGAATTCGAACACAATTGCTAGTGTTCTTCATGCTTGTGTGCAATTAAGAGACGTTGGTTTTGGAGAGCAAGTCCATGGCTATACTATAAAGATGAGCACATACACCGAGACGAATGTGTTTGTCGGAAGTGTCCTCATTGACATGTATGGTAGATGTGGTCGCACTGGACTTGCTAAGCTCGTCTTTGATTCGATGCAAGAGAAGTGTGTGGTAGCTTGGTCTGCTCTGATTGCAATGTATGTACACAACAACTGCCCTTCCAGTGCCATTGACGTTTTAAGAGAGATGATTTATAGCAGCTCCTCACCAAATTACGTTACTCTGACTACTGTACTTACTGCATGTGCCCACATGCCGAACTTGCTTTTCGGAAAGGCATTGCATGGTTATATTGTTAAAAGGCAGGGTGGGGCGGATGTTTTTGTTTCGACGGCTCTGATCGATATGTATAGTAAGTGCGATCATGTGGTGTATGCACATCGGGTCTTTGAGAGGGATAATGTGTTTATGGGGCGCAATGCAACGCCAATGTGGAATGCGTTGATCACGGGTTATTTGGAGAATAACTGTGTTGATGATGCGTGGTGTGCCGTCCAATCAATGTGTCGATTCTCTAATGGTGGGCCGAGACCAAATGCCGTGACCATGGCCATTGTTCTGCCTATGTGTGCTAGATCTGCTTCACTTCTCTATGGCAAGGAAGCACATTGCTACATGCTCaagaatggtttggatgaagAGATTTTAGTAAGCAATGGACTGTTGGATATGTATTCCAAGTGTGGGAAGATCCGATGGGCTGAAAGGGTGTTCGATCAAATGGCCACCAAGAATCGAATTTCATGGACATCAATGATTGATGGTTATGGGACTCATGGAGATGGAGTGAGTGCAATCCGAATCTTTCAACAGATGGTTAAAGAGAAGAACATTGAGCCAGACAATGTTACATTTGTGGCCCTTATCTCTGCCTGCAGCCATGCAGGTCTGGTGGAGGAAGGTCTTCGGTACTTCAAAACAATGCGGCAAGAGTACGGTATTGTGCCCATGGAGGAGAATTATGGTTGTGTGGTTGATCTTCTAGCTCGAGCAGGCCGCATCAATGAAGCTAAGGATATAATCGCCTCAATGCCCATGAAGCCAAGTGCTAGTGTGTGGGGAGCTTTGCTTGGTGCTTGTAGGATACATGGGCACGTCGAGGAGGCTGAGTTGGTGGGTCAATTTCTACATGAGCTGGAGCCAAATGAGGCTGGTTTTCGGACCTTGTTATCGAATATATATGCGGAGAACGGGTGGTTGGATGGAGCTGCTGATGTGAGGAGAGTGATGAGAGAGACAGGGGTGGCAAAAAGGCGAGGGTGCAGTTGGTTAGAGGCATGA